The following coding sequences are from one Nitrospirota bacterium window:
- a CDS encoding TIGR04282 family arsenosugar biosynthesis glycosyltransferase produces the protein MKSRSALGIFFRAPQSGKVKKRIANKIGKDEALKAYISMLDATVANVLRIQGIDIYGFYEGEITSPNYQIPFLGKKNISFHPQKGHNLGEKMCNAFQWLFDNGYLKVSLIGTDSPDLPISFIEMAFQKLDIYELVIGPSEDGGYYLIGMKKPLEDVFKNIEWGRDMVLKDTISNAMNAGINYFLLPEWYDIDDLDTLNRWRLSKTSKNGQTKALYSKDNH, from the coding sequence ATGAAGAGCAGATCAGCACTCGGAATATTTTTCCGAGCACCTCAATCTGGTAAGGTTAAGAAAAGAATTGCTAATAAAATAGGAAAAGATGAAGCATTGAAAGCATATATATCTATGCTTGATGCAACTGTTGCAAACGTCCTGAGAATTCAGGGCATAGATATCTATGGTTTTTATGAAGGAGAAATAACATCTCCAAATTACCAGATCCCATTTTTAGGAAAAAAGAATATATCTTTTCATCCACAGAAAGGTCATAACCTTGGCGAAAAGATGTGTAATGCTTTTCAATGGCTTTTTGACAATGGATATCTGAAGGTTTCACTCATCGGGACTGATTCTCCAGATCTACCAATTTCTTTCATAGAAATGGCATTTCAAAAGCTTGACATTTATGAACTTGTTATCGGTCCATCAGAAGACGGTGGTTATTATCTTATCGGTATGAAGAAACCTCTTGAGGATGTTTTTAAAAATATTGAATGGGGGAGAGATATGGTTCTAAAAGACACCATTTCTAATGCCATGAATGCAGGAATAAATTATTTTCTTCTTCCTGAATGGTATGACATAGATGACCTTGATACCCTGAATCGATGGAGATTGAGCAAAACAAGCAAAAATGGTCAGACTAAAGCTCTTTATTCAAAAGATAACCATTGA
- the yedF gene encoding sulfurtransferase-like selenium metabolism protein YedF, translating to MIVDARGYGCPKPVLMAEEALSKITEGGIEVLVDNEASAINLKRFAAKNNFYSDVIKEENYWRVKIVKGYVCEVPAEETKEKKPGKDLFLIIGTNTMGKEEELGRILMKAYFETIKAYKELPDAIFFLNTGVKLTTVDDEMVPILKEIEEMGVEIFTCGTCLKFFNLESELKVGFRGTTNHLVEGVKDYKKTVWIG from the coding sequence ATGATTGTTGATGCAAGAGGTTATGGATGTCCAAAGCCTGTTCTTATGGCAGAGGAGGCATTATCAAAAATAACAGAGGGCGGTATAGAAGTACTCGTTGATAACGAGGCATCCGCGATTAATCTTAAGAGGTTTGCAGCAAAGAACAATTTCTATTCAGACGTAATAAAGGAAGAAAATTACTGGCGTGTCAAGATAGTTAAGGGATATGTCTGTGAGGTTCCTGCTGAAGAAACTAAAGAAAAGAAACCCGGCAAAGATCTATTTCTCATAATAGGTACTAATACAATGGGCAAAGAGGAAGAGCTTGGCAGAATCCTTATGAAGGCATATTTTGAGACGATTAAAGCATATAAAGAGCTACCTGATGCAATATTCTTTTTGAACACAGGTGTGAAACTTACTACAGTGGACGACGAAATGGTTCCTATTCTTAAAGAGATTGAAGAAATGGGAGTAGAAATATTTACCTGTGGCACATGCCTTAAGTTCTTCAATCTTGAATCAGAGCTAAAGGTTGGTTTTAGAGGCACAACAAATCACCTTGTAGAAGGTGTTAAAGACTATAAGAAGACTGTCTGGATTGGGTAA
- the apgM gene encoding 2,3-bisphosphoglycerate-independent phosphoglycerate mutase: MRCILIILDGIGDRGQECFDWKTPLQAAYTPNLDYLSSIGMNGLYHSTYQGIPMSSEEAHFLIFGYTLEDFPGRGYIEARGKGINVKDNEIAILCHICCADHRNNHLILTLGRPEISKEEAQILMNEIKIFELNTVKINLIPSQGIDGFIILNGDVNEYITDSDPIYEGKAIMEILPFNQKKKDSSSKKTASALNQYLIWCHQKLSSHHINKSRIASNLPPVNALVTQRPGRKKKLTPFREKWGLRGLSISSGSIYWGLCTELGMDVVRVKDTGDIEGDLKYRIRLAKEAVDYDFIHVHTKMPDEAGHTKNPWYKKEVIEAIDRAMSVAVNEIITDKEFLLVITADHSTASSGTMIHTGETVPLTITGKYVRRDKVQEFNEITCPRGGLGVVRGKELMYLILNFLDKAKMHGLMDTPFDQPYYPGDYKPLTLL, translated from the coding sequence ATGCGTTGTATCTTAATAATTCTGGACGGTATTGGTGACAGAGGACAAGAGTGTTTTGATTGGAAGACCCCACTCCAAGCAGCATACACACCTAATCTGGATTACCTCTCATCAATAGGTATGAATGGTTTATATCACAGCACTTATCAGGGTATTCCCATGTCAAGTGAGGAAGCACATTTCCTGATCTTTGGTTACACTTTAGAAGATTTCCCTGGCAGGGGATATATTGAAGCAAGGGGAAAAGGAATAAATGTTAAAGATAACGAGATTGCAATCCTCTGTCATATATGCTGTGCAGACCATAGAAACAACCATCTTATTTTGACATTGGGCAGGCCAGAAATTTCTAAAGAGGAAGCTCAAATCCTTATGAATGAAATAAAAATTTTTGAATTGAATACAGTAAAGATTAACCTCATACCTTCTCAGGGAATAGATGGATTTATTATTCTTAATGGCGATGTAAACGAATACATAACTGATTCAGACCCCATCTATGAAGGGAAGGCTATCATGGAAATTCTGCCTTTTAATCAGAAGAAAAAAGACAGCTCATCAAAAAAAACTGCTTCAGCTTTGAATCAATACCTCATATGGTGCCATCAGAAACTTTCCAGCCATCATATAAATAAATCACGAATTGCATCAAATTTACCGCCTGTGAATGCTCTCGTAACACAGAGGCCTGGCAGAAAGAAAAAGTTAACACCCTTCAGAGAAAAATGGGGGCTTCGTGGATTGTCAATTTCCTCTGGCTCAATTTACTGGGGGCTCTGTACTGAATTGGGGATGGATGTAGTAAGGGTTAAAGATACAGGAGATATAGAGGGAGATTTAAAATACCGTATTCGCTTAGCAAAGGAAGCAGTTGATTATGATTTTATTCATGTTCATACGAAGATGCCTGATGAGGCAGGTCATACAAAAAATCCTTGGTATAAAAAGGAGGTAATAGAGGCAATAGACCGTGCTATGTCTGTTGCAGTCAATGAAATCATAACAGACAAAGAATTCTTGTTGGTTATTACAGCAGACCATTCCACAGCAAGTTCAGGCACAATGATCCACACTGGCGAGACAGTGCCTCTCACTATAACAGGTAAATATGTGCGAAGGGACAAAGTGCAAGAATTCAATGAAATAACCTGTCCGAGAGGTGGGTTAGGGGTTGTAAGAGGAAAAGAATTAATGTATCTGATACTTAATTTTCTTGATAAGGCTAAGATGCACGGACTTATGGATACACCTTTTGATCAGCCTTATTATCCCGGAGATTATAAACCTTTAACATTATTATGA
- a CDS encoding DoxX family membrane protein: MNEKIVKIPDTKVSSLFKDKRFFSYLRKILISPFFYHIIRFSISLIFIYAGFIKLVDPKAFAKAISQYELVPEVLLAPIAIGLPAIEVLAGVGLIFSIRGSLSIIFGLLIIFVFVLWYGILRNLDIDCGCFSPEELKSHASLWHAFYRDISMIVAVIYLFISDRLLNRTKSLKLIKKEEQENV, encoded by the coding sequence ATGAATGAAAAAATTGTTAAAATTCCTGACACAAAAGTCAGTTCTTTATTTAAAGATAAGAGATTTTTCTCTTATTTAAGAAAAATCCTTATCTCACCATTCTTTTATCACATAATCAGGTTTTCTATAAGCCTGATATTTATCTATGCGGGTTTTATTAAGTTGGTCGACCCAAAGGCATTTGCAAAGGCAATCTCTCAATATGAATTAGTGCCTGAAGTACTATTAGCTCCTATAGCTATAGGTCTGCCAGCCATAGAAGTATTAGCTGGAGTAGGCTTGATATTTTCTATTAGAGGCAGTCTGAGTATAATTTTCGGTCTATTAATTATATTTGTCTTTGTCCTGTGGTATGGGATATTGAGAAACCTTGATATTGATTGTGGATGTTTCTCTCCTGAAGAACTAAAGAGCCATGCAAGTCTATGGCATGCCTTTTATAGAGATATTTCGATGATTGTTGCGGTGATTTATCTATTTATATCAGACAGATTACTTAATAGAACAAAATCTTTAAAACTCATAAAAAAGGAGGAACAGGAAAATGTATAA
- a CDS encoding VTT domain-containing protein, whose protein sequence is MELPSRINEFLKSCENCGRCKRVCPFLYTYGTPDKIISETPEKVFFCSNCKACDTVCKERLNPSEALFEMKTMLLRSGNYPPEIKNALNSASAYAMRGHNFPFVYYSSSTDTVFWPGCGLAGTNPEIVKKTIRLLSKSLNKRVGLVLDCCFDPLYQLGDIDSVKEAAERIQERLKNNKITNVITGCTNCRKSLSIHLPDIEVEHIFEVLDKSFELRTPNSNFQKFFLHHPCPSFSSENIRQNAKTIMQLTDSENSRPTCCGHGGGVSSLSPELSKKFTDKVINASKDNPIVTYCMGCKGKFLENGKKAYHLLELMTGVKLIEKPVTSGKKWVNRFIFASTQRFNLKKLLFGINVIFLIILTTYLRNKGYISTEGILNFIKQYKVLAPLLFILIYAIGPSLFIPSLPLTLGAGFLWGPFWGVIFSITGATTGASVAFLISRYLIGDTIKKRFGYDRSKWLKEKVEKHGWKAVAFARLLPVLPFPVLNYMFGVTPISFLHYLWATFVFMLPACIAYVAFGSSMGELILKGNVKGLIIGIIIASVAFLLPFALKPLVKKVSSHKDN, encoded by the coding sequence ATGGAACTTCCATCAAGAATTAATGAATTTTTAAAAAGCTGTGAGAATTGCGGAAGGTGTAAAAGAGTATGCCCATTTCTTTATACTTATGGCACACCTGACAAGATAATCTCAGAAACTCCAGAAAAGGTTTTTTTTTGTTCGAATTGCAAGGCATGTGATACAGTCTGCAAAGAGAGATTAAACCCTTCAGAAGCATTATTTGAAATGAAAACCATGTTATTAAGGAGTGGTAATTATCCTCCAGAGATAAAAAATGCTTTGAATTCAGCAAGTGCTTATGCTATGAGAGGACATAATTTTCCATTTGTATATTATTCTTCTTCTACTGATACAGTCTTCTGGCCGGGTTGCGGTTTAGCAGGAACAAATCCTGAGATAGTCAAGAAAACTATCAGGCTACTTAGCAAAAGTCTAAATAAAAGGGTTGGATTGGTTCTTGATTGCTGTTTTGATCCCTTATATCAGCTTGGAGATATTGATTCAGTAAAGGAGGCTGCAGAAAGAATACAAGAAAGATTGAAGAATAATAAGATAACTAATGTAATAACAGGTTGCACAAATTGCAGAAAATCACTTTCTATCCATCTTCCAGATATTGAAGTTGAACATATATTTGAGGTTTTAGATAAAAGTTTTGAACTCCGAACTCCGAACTCCAATTTCCAAAAATTTTTTCTCCATCATCCATGTCCATCTTTTAGCTCAGAGAATATAAGACAAAATGCAAAAACAATAATGCAATTAACTGATAGTGAGAATTCAAGACCTACATGCTGTGGTCATGGAGGAGGGGTCAGTTCATTATCGCCAGAACTATCAAAGAAATTTACCGATAAAGTTATTAACGCATCAAAGGATAATCCTATCGTTACCTATTGTATGGGCTGTAAAGGAAAGTTTCTTGAAAATGGAAAGAAGGCATATCATCTACTTGAACTTATGACCGGGGTTAAACTGATTGAAAAACCTGTTACCTCTGGTAAAAAATGGGTTAATAGATTTATATTCGCATCTACTCAAAGGTTTAATCTTAAAAAATTACTTTTCGGGATAAACGTAATCTTTTTAATAATTCTTACTACATATCTAAGAAATAAAGGTTATATATCAACAGAGGGAATTTTAAATTTTATAAAACAATATAAGGTTTTAGCACCGCTTCTTTTTATCCTTATTTATGCCATTGGACCAAGCCTCTTTATTCCAAGCCTCCCTCTCACACTTGGTGCGGGTTTCCTCTGGGGACCATTCTGGGGTGTTATTTTTTCTATAACTGGTGCTACTACAGGTGCCTCTGTTGCATTTTTAATCTCTCGTTATCTTATAGGTGACACTATTAAAAAACGCTTTGGCTATGACAGATCAAAATGGCTAAAGGAAAAGGTTGAAAAACATGGCTGGAAGGCTGTAGCATTTGCAAGATTATTACCAGTTCTACCATTCCCGGTCTTAAATTACATGTTCGGGGTAACTCCTATATCATTCTTACATTATCTATGGGCAACATTTGTTTTTATGCTGCCTGCTTGTATTGCATATGTAGCATTTGGAAGTTCAATGGGTGAATTGATTTTAAAAGGCAATGTAAAAGGTTTAATTATCGGTATTATCATTGCTTCTGTAGCATTCCTATTACCCTTTGCTTTAAAACCACTTGTTAAAAAGGTATCATCACATAAAGATAATTAA
- a CDS encoding radical SAM protein: MVKNIIDKSLSGEILNAEDIALLFQVPLFTYQSALIQSAARQICEKASNGLAEVHAQIGLDIAPCPRNCRFCSFASCNGVFSENIELAIEEVVNRAREFESDGANAIYLMTTSRYPFEKFIEVAQEVKRSLKEDTILVANIDDFSEKQALKLKDAGFSGVYHAVRMGEGRDTNIPTEKRLRTIRNAKEVGLLVGTCVEPIGPEHSIEELVEKTLITRDIQPVFSGAMRRIPIPKTDLSKHGIVSEAKMAHIVAVVRLATGYNIAGNCTHEPNVISVAAGSNLIWAETGSNPRDTVKETEGKRGLSVQQCRQIFKEAEWNVLSGPSKFFNPDSTNTFFEKSDLAYGTSIKN, from the coding sequence ATGGTAAAAAATATTATTGACAAATCATTATCCGGAGAAATACTTAATGCAGAAGATATTGCTCTTTTATTTCAAGTCCCTTTATTTACCTATCAATCAGCTTTAATCCAGTCTGCAGCACGGCAGATATGTGAGAAGGCATCTAATGGTCTTGCTGAGGTTCACGCACAGATTGGTCTTGATATCGCTCCTTGTCCGCGAAATTGCCGTTTTTGTTCTTTCGCTTCCTGTAATGGGGTTTTCTCAGAAAATATCGAACTGGCGATAGAGGAAGTAGTCAATCGTGCACGTGAATTTGAGTCAGATGGAGCCAATGCAATATACCTTATGACCACTTCAAGATACCCTTTTGAAAAGTTCATTGAGGTAGCACAGGAAGTTAAAAGATCGTTGAAAGAAGATACTATACTTGTGGCTAATATAGATGATTTCTCTGAAAAACAGGCATTGAAGTTAAAGGATGCGGGTTTTTCAGGAGTATACCATGCTGTAAGGATGGGAGAGGGTAGGGATACAAATATTCCAACCGAAAAAAGACTAAGAACGATTAGAAATGCAAAGGAGGTTGGTTTACTTGTTGGAACCTGTGTAGAACCAATAGGTCCTGAACATAGCATTGAGGAATTAGTAGAAAAAACCCTTATTACCAGAGATATCCAGCCCGTCTTTAGCGGAGCTATGAGGAGAATTCCAATACCTAAAACTGATCTATCAAAACACGGAATCGTGAGTGAGGCAAAAATGGCACATATCGTAGCAGTTGTGAGATTAGCAACTGGGTATAACATCGCAGGAAATTGTACTCACGAGCCAAATGTTATAAGTGTAGCTGCAGGTTCTAACCTGATATGGGCAGAGACAGGATCGAATCCCCGTGACACAGTAAAAGAAACAGAAGGTAAGAGGGGATTGAGTGTTCAACAGTGTAGGCAGATATTTAAAGAGGCTGAATGGAATGTGCTATCAGGTCCTTCAAAATTCTTTAACCCTGATAGCACTAACACATTCTTCGAAAAATCGGACCTTGCTTATGGAACTTCCATCAAGAATTAA
- a CDS encoding SBBP repeat-containing protein — translation MKICEKIINCFCKIIILSLTIFFHSDISAQQDFPVKYLDSITEDENNDRLLFPSLVFIEPIRDEIYVISQNKIILYTSDFFPVFTLTKKDGIENPYGLTVDDRGNLYIAQGDTQHYPKHRISVFNARLKWERDIYLENFDGSDLFIPNNLAIDSNGNIYVTGSYFPGVIVINNQGKILDIMIVEEEGEKVKLDYATIDKTGNIYLVSEEKGHIYVYDKNRKFLYRFGDKGGCAGKLSRPQAVSVDERTGMKYVVDYMRHTVLAYDANGKYLFEFGGLGWGEGWFQYPTNIAVDNKGRIFVADTYNDRIQVFKPEG, via the coding sequence ATGAAAATTTGTGAAAAAATTATTAATTGCTTCTGCAAAATTATCATATTATCACTTACAATTTTTTTTCATTCAGATATCTCTGCACAACAGGATTTTCCTGTAAAGTATCTGGACAGTATAACAGAAGATGAAAATAACGATAGATTGTTATTTCCTTCTTTAGTTTTTATAGAACCTATAAGAGATGAAATATATGTAATAAGTCAAAATAAAATTATTTTATATACATCTGATTTTTTTCCTGTATTTACTCTTACTAAAAAGGATGGTATCGAAAATCCATATGGTTTAACAGTTGATGACAGAGGTAATCTTTACATTGCACAAGGAGACACCCAGCATTATCCAAAGCACAGGATATCTGTTTTTAATGCCCGACTTAAATGGGAGCGCGATATATATTTAGAGAATTTTGATGGATCTGATTTGTTTATTCCTAATAATCTTGCAATTGATTCAAACGGGAATATATATGTAACAGGGTCTTACTTTCCAGGAGTTATAGTGATTAATAATCAAGGTAAGATTTTAGATATTATGATCGTTGAAGAAGAGGGTGAAAAAGTAAAATTAGATTATGCAACAATCGATAAAACTGGAAATATATATCTTGTAAGTGAAGAAAAAGGACATATTTATGTTTATGATAAAAACAGAAAGTTCCTGTATAGATTTGGCGATAAGGGAGGATGTGCTGGGAAATTAAGTCGTCCGCAGGCAGTTTCAGTAGATGAGCGAACTGGAATGAAATATGTCGTAGATTATATGCGACATACTGTTCTTGCATATGACGCAAATGGCAAATACTTATTCGAATTTGGTGGACTTGGGTGGGGTGAAGGCTGGTTTCAGTATCCGACAAATATTGCTGTTGATAATAAAGGCAGAATTTTTGTAGCTGATACATACAATGACAGGATACAAGTTTTTAAACCTGAAGGGTAA
- a CDS encoding rhodanese-like domain-containing protein, protein MYKKMFLGLLVCSFFVFALMNKCVAGWGEKEIETEKIAVNFAKEVERGGYKFVSTEELKSWLDQKKNVLIVDTMPYEDSYKKQHIPGAVQFEFPIPEVTTLDEKTKAAFEKLLGPDKKRLIVIYCGFTKCTRSHNGAMWAVKLGYKNVYRYPGGIKAWMEADYPVEKVK, encoded by the coding sequence ATGTATAAAAAAATGTTTTTAGGTTTATTGGTATGTAGTTTCTTTGTATTTGCTTTGATGAACAAATGTGTTGCTGGATGGGGAGAGAAAGAGATTGAGACAGAAAAGATAGCTGTGAATTTTGCAAAGGAAGTAGAAAGAGGTGGCTATAAATTTGTATCAACTGAGGAACTCAAAAGCTGGCTTGACCAGAAGAAAAATGTGCTCATCGTTGATACCATGCCTTATGAGGACAGCTATAAGAAACAACATATACCTGGTGCTGTTCAGTTTGAATTCCCTATACCTGAAGTTACAACTCTTGATGAGAAAACCAAGGCAGCTTTTGAAAAACTACTTGGACCTGACAAAAAAAGACTTATTGTAATTTACTGTGGTTTTACAAAATGCACCCGTAGCCATAACGGTGCTATGTGGGCTGTAAAGTTAGGTTATAAAAATGTTTATAGGTATCCTGGTGGAATTAAGGCATGGATGGAGGCTGATTATCCAGTAGAAAAGGTGAAATGA
- a CDS encoding DUF2304 domain-containing protein yields the protein MTLHQKIFALIIGISIFVVIIEMVRRRKLDEEYSFLWIVIGIGIVILVLWEDLLEKLTHIVGAVAHTTTIFIFGLMILVLINLHFSVKITKLSRQIKELGQEIAILKSVKKEV from the coding sequence ATGACATTGCATCAAAAAATATTTGCTTTAATTATAGGGATAAGTATTTTTGTAGTTATTATCGAAATGGTCAGAAGAAGAAAACTCGATGAAGAGTATTCATTTTTATGGATTGTTATAGGAATTGGAATCGTTATTCTTGTCCTGTGGGAAGATTTGCTTGAAAAGTTGACACATATAGTAGGTGCTGTTGCTCATACAACAACTATCTTTATCTTTGGACTTATGATTTTAGTATTGATAAACCTGCATTTTTCTGTAAAGATTACGAAACTTAGCAGGCAAATAAAAGAGCTCGGGCAAGAGATTGCTATACTGAAAAGTGTCAAAAAAGAAGTTTGA
- a CDS encoding YncE family protein, with protein MTKYRKYIFKYSNNMAKCLSKLSLRTSAFCTFFMLCTSLLICGCATLQQDIDVTKEADGQVTVYLKTPSRTSTNITFIITKIKAITEDNISREMIDTTVTFNSHDISGKQIRLCEKMIPEGRFKKLSFTVKEAFLKRDKQKAHLALPSENIDVDINFEIQKNQNTSLFITWNPDLSIKDGYLFNPFFTIEKQIPELSSMLIYVTNEHSDNVSVINRQSGDVVATVKVGKNPRGIASSQSKERPRIYVANSGSNSVSVIDPTTHKVEIEIPVRFGREPEGIAVAKILHDREIVFVANYRSQNISLIDASTYQEIDKIEVGDGPIAIAVDPPVTSLSGSRYLNFNSINLMHKYREKYFNVYVANRNSKNVSVIKMDLNTGRPYEIIDINVQWNPISLAVDYQKAKVYVANNAYDNLTIIDILQLIKGNKTSTVYDLTGVGTSLVGIIADPEFDRLYLLREYPGEILVIRPYSETFGVGIALSPVINTIAVGISPRTFIMDPEGRNIYVVNRGSDNVSVINKTTMKEERIIPVGKKPYGVTMFP; from the coding sequence ATGACAAAATATAGAAAATATATTTTCAAATATAGCAATAACATGGCTAAATGTCTGTCTAAATTGTCATTGCGAACATCTGCTTTCTGCACGTTCTTCATGCTTTGCACTTCGCTTTTAATATGTGGTTGTGCAACACTTCAACAGGATATTGATGTTACGAAAGAAGCTGATGGTCAAGTAACAGTCTATTTGAAAACACCTTCACGAACCTCAACGAACATTACTTTTATTATTACAAAAATAAAAGCTATCACAGAAGATAATATTTCGAGGGAGATGATAGACACCACCGTTACTTTTAATTCACATGATATTAGCGGCAAGCAAATACGTCTCTGTGAGAAGATGATTCCTGAAGGCAGATTTAAGAAACTAAGTTTTACAGTTAAAGAGGCGTTTTTAAAAAGAGATAAACAAAAAGCTCATTTGGCTCTTCCATCTGAGAACATCGACGTAGATATCAATTTCGAAATACAGAAAAACCAGAATACTTCACTTTTTATAACATGGAATCCAGATTTATCAATTAAAGACGGATATCTTTTCAATCCTTTTTTTACTATCGAAAAGCAGATTCCAGAATTGAGCTCAATGTTGATATATGTGACCAATGAACATTCAGATAATGTTTCGGTCATAAACAGGCAATCAGGTGATGTAGTAGCAACTGTAAAGGTTGGTAAAAATCCAAGGGGTATTGCATCAAGCCAGAGTAAAGAACGTCCGAGAATATATGTCGCTAATTCAGGGTCAAACAGTGTATCAGTTATTGATCCGACTACACATAAGGTTGAAATAGAAATACCAGTGAGATTCGGAAGAGAACCAGAGGGGATTGCGGTTGCAAAAATTTTGCATGATAGAGAGATTGTATTTGTTGCGAACTATCGTTCTCAAAACATATCGCTTATTGATGCATCAACATATCAGGAGATAGATAAAATAGAAGTTGGAGATGGACCTATAGCCATAGCAGTAGACCCACCTGTTACAAGTTTATCAGGTTCAAGATATTTAAATTTTAATTCGATTAATCTTATGCATAAATACAGGGAAAAATACTTCAACGTGTATGTTGCAAACAGGAATTCAAAGAATGTTTCTGTAATCAAGATGGACTTAAATACAGGAAGACCATATGAGATTATAGATATTAATGTCCAGTGGAATCCCATATCACTTGCTGTTGATTATCAGAAAGCAAAGGTTTATGTAGCTAATAACGCTTACGATAATCTGACAATTATAGACATTCTTCAACTAATTAAAGGTAATAAAACTTCTACTGTCTATGACCTTACTGGTGTAGGTACATCTTTAGTGGGAATCATAGCTGATCCAGAATTTGATAGATTGTATCTCTTAAGAGAATATCCAGGTGAAATTCTTGTTATAAGGCCATACTCAGAAACCTTTGGCGTAGGGATAGCCCTATCACCTGTTATTAACACTATAGCTGTAGGCATCTCACCGAGAACATTCATAATGGATCCAGAAGGTAGAAATATTTATGTCGTAAACAGGGGTTCTGATAATGTCTCTGTTATAAACAAAACAACAATGAAAGAGGAAAGGATAATTCCTGTTGGTAAAAAACCTTATGGAGTAACAATGTTCCCTTAA
- a CDS encoding TIGR04283 family arsenosugar biosynthesis glycosyltransferase yields MRQDARISVIIPTFNEEKVIKGCIESARLLNPFEIIVVDGGSTDRTKEIARENGAIVIQTRKGRGNQMNKGASLAEGEILFFLHADTIISNETISSWHPEIFTGSQGMLKKVQHDTFNIQHHILNISDKYVGGFFKLKFDDNSLSTKLVEFFANLRARLLSLPYGDQAIFIKRDAFVKIGGFREYPFLEDIDLVIRLRKFGKLKYIPHSVIASSRRIKKEFPFSPILVSLRNVLIALLFILGVEPSKLVKLYK; encoded by the coding sequence ATGAGGCAGGACGCTCGTATATCTGTCATAATCCCTACATTCAATGAAGAAAAGGTAATTAAGGGTTGTATTGAATCAGCAAGACTATTGAACCCATTTGAAATTATTGTAGTTGATGGAGGAAGCACTGACAGGACTAAAGAAATTGCTCGCGAGAATGGAGCAATTGTTATTCAAACAAGAAAAGGAAGAGGTAATCAAATGAATAAAGGCGCCTCCTTAGCAGAAGGAGAAATTCTTTTCTTCCTACATGCAGATACCATCATTTCAAATGAAACAATTTCTTCATGGCACCCTGAAATATTTACAGGTTCTCAGGGTATGCTGAAAAAGGTTCAGCATGACACTTTTAATATACAGCATCACATTTTGAATATTTCTGATAAATATGTCGGTGGTTTTTTTAAACTCAAATTCGATGACAACTCTCTCTCAACAAAGCTTGTAGAATTTTTTGCAAATTTAAGGGCAAGATTACTATCTTTACCTTACGGTGATCAGGCAATCTTTATTAAAAGAGATGCATTTGTAAAAATTGGAGGCTTCAGGGAATATCCATTTCTTGAGGATATTGATTTAGTAATTCGTCTCAGAAAGTTTGGAAAGCTAAAATATATTCCTCACAGTGTTATAGCATCTTCAAGACGTATAAAAAAGGAGTTTCCTTTTTCTCCAATTCTTGTAAGTTTGAGAAATGTCCTTATAGCTTTACTTTTCATTTTAGGAGTTGAACCTTCAAAGCTTGTTAAACTTTATAAGTGA